TGAACGCGCGCTGAACGCCGCAAGCATCGAGGCTTTCAGAGGAGTCGCCGAGGTCAAGTAGGTTTTCAGGAATTTACATAGAAGAAGAGGATGCATCATAGCGCCGTCTGCCTCTCTTGTTTTATCTATCTATATATCTTTCTGTGTGATATCAATGCACTGGTCTAGATTTCCTAAATCTGTTCGCTGGCACTCTTTCATTTATCAAGCTGGAACTAGTCATTGTGATCTAAGTTGATCTATGTTTCACCTTGCAATAAACTTGTCTATAAATTATTTATGGGCGATGATGTGATGCTTGTTCCTGTTTTGTTCATCTAAACTGAAGTATTCGGGGCCATGGCATGGACATACTGGATTTATCATCTTATACCATGAAGATGAGGGCTAGGCTATCaaattcatactccctccgttccaaattacttaTCCATATTTATCTAGACACGAATGTATCTAGACACTAAACAAGTTATAGATACATTCATATCTAGACAAATTCAagtcaactactccctctgtaaactaatataagagcgtctagatcactattttagtgatctaaacgctcttatatttagtttacagagggagtaatttggaacggagggagtagttttgaAACAGGTTTTGCTGTCTGCGTGAGTTAATTCCATCAGTAATCAGTTGCCTGATGGGAACCCTGTGTCCCTAATCAATGCTGATCAAAACTCTTATACAACAATCTTGACCATAAGATTGTTGAGGAGTTAACATTTCTGAATCTGTTTACCTTATAAAGTTTACTGTAGAGATTCATCAACCAGTGTCTTGCCTCTTAGATCACAGGATGGCAACTTCAAGCGTTCGGGGCTTCTCCTCTTGAGACTGCGAAAGCAGAGCTGGTTACGTCCATTGGGGAAAATTCCCAGTTACTTCCCTACGGACAAATCAGGCCTTCTAGCACAGCCGTTTTTGTTTTGATTTGTCCACAGATTCCATTAAGTTGCCCGCAATGATGTTGATCAGATGTGCTTGTTGTTTGGTCTAGCAATGCTGGTTATACCATTTGCTAGTCCCGTGTGTTTATTTAGTCTCTTCTTGGGATATGGATTTGAACTTCTATGTCATGAACTTGTTTGGGTGATTTAAACTATGCTATGTCTTGTTTTGATGTTTGAAATATTGTTTCCAAAATGTAACATATGGCAAGCTCCGGCTGCTCGTGCGCGCTGCAGTTTAGCGTGTCTGTTGCAGCGGCTCAGGCGCATTATATTTTGCAGCGGCCACTGGAGCAAGCGCTAACGCTTTTTTAGCGCGTTGTGTGGCTGTTGAAGATGCTCTAATAGCAAACTTGAAAAGAGAGGGCAGATAACTAATGTTGTATACATATGACCCAAAAAAAGGTGCTCAAGAATGTGAGTACATACATCAACGATCTGGTGATAGCACTTTTTTTTTTCCCAAACGTGATAGCACATACTCGAATCGGAGAAAACAACTAACGTGTCATGTCAAGTTAATTAAGAGGAGAAAAAAAACTACACTAGACGTATCCGCTTGCATTGCTGAGCACCGTCGTATCGTTGCCCGGCGCACGGGCGCTCCAccacgccgccgccggcgccgatCGCGCGCCGCGCCCTTGCTCCATCTCTGGCAACGGCCGCCATGGTCCTCTTCGCGCGGAGCATCTCCCTGAACGTACCCTCGTCGCCTTGCTGCACCTCAAAGTCGTTCCACCGCTTCCAAAACTCAGGGTAAACCTCGGGATCTGTGAAGGCCGCCGCGTAAACGTGCAGCGCCCGAGCGCGCGCGACTTCCCCGATCCCGATCTCGAGGTCGGCGAACCCGACGCACATCGCCCTCGCGCCCTCGTCGGGCAGCCCGCCGCCGACGATCGCCTGGCGGTACACGTCCCTCGCCTTCAGAAGGCCGTAGAGCTCGGCAGCCCGCGCGACGTACACCTCGTAGACGCCGAGCCTGTCGCCGGCGGGGACGGCGCTCGCGGCCTCCTCGTACACCTTCATGGCGCGGCTCGCGAGGCCGAAGTCCTCCTCGAACCTCGCGTATCTGAGGTACACGGCCTTCTTCCTCTCCGGCGGCGACTGCAGGACGGCCGCCTGGAACAGGTCCCGCACCCTCTCCGGCCTGCACTCCCCGTGCCGCTGGACGGACTTGGTCAGGTACGCCTCCCATATGGCCTCGGTGTGCGGGTGCTTGAAGGACCTGACGCCCCGCTCGTACGCACGGAACGCGTCCTCGAACCGGCCGTGCTGCTCGTGCAGGGACGCGTGGTCCAGCACCAGCAATGGCGTGATGACGCCGAGGTCGTGCATCCTGTCGTAGACGGCGCAGGTGGACTCGAGCGACCCGTGCGTTGTCATCAGGTCCAGGTACACGAGCCACAGCTTGAGACACCGGTGCAGTTTCGCCCGAACGTCCTCGCCGCCGGCAGCAGCGGCGCGAGCCGTGGCCTCGATCGATGGTGGCGTGGTCGCTCGCCGGATGAGGTCGATGGCCCGCTCGGGATCCTGGTGCCTCAGCTCCATATTGGCCCACTCGCAGTAAACCGCGGCGAGGTGCTCCGCCGCCGTGAAGTTCGCCTGCGTGGCTCCGTGGAGGACGTCTCGGGCGCAGTCGACGCTGCCACGGTCCTCGTACATCCTGGCCAGCGCCAGCCAGAGCGTGTGCGGCGGCTTCCCCGTCGCCTTCGCCGGATCGACGGTCTTGATGGCCTCCACGTAGGTCGCGGCGTGCCTCGCGGGATCCATGCGGAAGATCTTGGCCCGCTCGTGCCACGCCTGGACGTCGTGCGGGTTCTGCCTCAGCAGCACGCTGTTGAGCAGCTCCGGCCGGCGTTCCAGCAGCCGCTCCAGCCTCGCCATCGCCAAGTCTGTGCTGTCCCTGTCCGCGAGCCAGCAGTCCTGGATGTTAACGGTGTTCGCTTGCCTGAGCTCGAGCTCCGCGGCGGCCATGGCGTGCTCGAAGTGCAAGTATGCGTCGAACACCATCCGAAAGTCCTTGACGGTGGTCGCCGTGGTTGTGGCCTCCTCGAACACGTCCCTCGCCTTGCCGTGGAGGCCTCTCCGCGCGTAGTGGCTGGCCAGGCATGTCCATAGCACGCCGGCTTCCTCGGGGAACTTGCGGATGCTGCCGCGGAGGATGGCGTCCACCGGCATCCTGGCGACCTCCTCTGGAGGCTGGGCGAGCAGGCCACACAGGTCAAGCAGGAGCTGGCGCTTCGTTGTGCCCTTGACGGACACGAAGCCTTCGTCGTCGATGGCCGCGGCGAGGTGTTGGGCGGCGTCCCGCCATCTGCCGGCAGAGACGAGGAAGGCGATGAACTCCTCGGCGTGGTCGGGGTCGAACTGGAGGTGGCGGCCATGCACGCGGAGAGCGGTCGGGGCCGGGCAGTCAGGGAGGGAAGCGAGGCGGAGGTGGAGTGGCCACACGTGGTGCTGCTGCGTGACGGGCAGCGAGCGCAGAGCGCGGTCGAGCACGCGGCGGGCGCGGGTGAGGAGGCGCTGGTGGAGGAGCGAGGAGGCGTACATGTGCCAGACGCGCGGCATCCGGGACATGCCGGCCGCGAGAGCGCGCTCGAAGGCGACGTTGAGGCCGGCGTGGGCGGCGTGGGTGACGGGCAGCGCGCGCGCGGCGTCGCCGAGCTCCGTGAGGTAGGCGTGCCAGAGCTTGTAGGATCCGGGGAGGGCCCGCAGCGCCCGCTCGTAGATGGCCGCGCGCTTCGCCGGCGGCGCCGCGCGGCGAGCCGACAGGTAGCGCAGCCAGCCGGACAGGCTGAAGGGATCATGCAGGACGTCCTCCTCGTACGCGACGTCGTCCGCCGAGACCTCGATCTCCATGGCCGCCGCCATTACCGACACTTTCTTCTCCTAGGTCGGCTCCTCAGCTCAAGCTGTGAGCGGTCGTGAAGACGTGATGAGCGGGATAGGTACGGCTGCGACCTGCGAGCCCCTCTCCGTATTTCAAAGCTGACACGTCCGAACCCGTCATGAAGTCGGTTCTTCGAGGAGGGCTGCAGTCGGCCATGGCCCACGAGATCGCTGCTGCGCGACCCGGAATCGGTTTGGTTTGTTGGGCCAGATATGCAACGCGGCGTAACGTAACTGTGCCGGGCCCCGCGGCTCCAACCACACGACACGGCCTGTATTCAGCGCATAGTCCCTGATTTTTATCCTTCTTTATTTTTCTTCTGGTCTTTCCTTTCTCTtacatttttcttttttcttttttctttttctgtttttcatggtctttttatttccttttaaatttttgtttttaattttcttttcttCTGGTTCACGGACGCAACAGAAGAGGAGATCGATGATGGTACAAGCAGTATACGGCCTCTGGTTAGCGTGGAATGAGGCAAGAGACGGACACAGAATAGCCGAGGCAATATCATGCAGTCAGTCTTAGCTTACGTGAAGGAATGGGATGATGTTCATGCACGTGAGGCAAGAGTGAGCAAACCAAGGTCTAGCCGGCTTGGGAGGTACAGGATAATGGATGGATCAAGGCCAACGCGAATGGAGCTTTATCTAAACAGAggcaaaggaggaggaggaggagtgctaCGTGATCACGAGGGTGCTTTCAAAGCCACTGCTTGCCATTTCTTCGGTTGGTCTTCTGATCCAGAGAAGGTGGAGATTCGGGCATGTACATGAGCTGTTCAGGTTGCCAAGGAAATTAACACACTAAAGCTTCATTTGGAGCTTGATAACCTGGGCATAGTGAATATGCTAAACAACTCAGACAAGAACCCTTGTGAAGTTGGTGTTGTCTTCGCAGCTCATCTTCTCCATCACACCGCTCATAGTGCCACCGTCCACGTTGCACAACATAAACAAGCTCGAGAGAGCCTTTTTTGGGAGGGACACGGACAAAACCACTGGTGCAAAATGCAAGGTAAGTTGGGACGCGGTGTGCCGGCCAAAGAATCTTGGTGGCCTTGGCATACTTAACACGGAGAATTTTGCTCGGGCTCCCCTCTTGCGTTGGTTGTGGTTCGAATGGAAAGACCTAACCAATCTTCGGGTGGACATGGGAAACCCCTGCGACAAGATGGACTCTGCCTTGTTGTATGCCTCCATGTCCATCTTTGTTGAAAATGGAGCAAGGACGCCTTTCTGGGATGCACCATGGGTGCGCGAAGCACTCGATAATGATGCTTCGGTCTCGAGAATAAACACCTCGGCCTCCTTTTCGTTGAATCACTTGCGTTAGTTTGTCACCCTGTGGACAAGCTTCATGGCTTCCATCTTGAAGTAGTTTCCGAGGATGATATTGTGTGGAAGCACACAACTAGCGGGCAATACATGGCCGAGTCGGCATACAAAGCGCAATTCCTTGGCACAATTAAATCCCCTATGGAACAAATTGTATGGAAGGCTTGGGCTTCCTCCAAAGTCAAGTTCTTCGCTTAGTTGGGCGGATAGATTGAAGAAGTCCGGATGGCCAAACTATGGCCTTTGTACACTTTGCAAGTGGGGGCAAGAGTCTCTGGAACACCTTTTCTACAAATGCCGCTTCCATGCGCCTTTGGGGACTAATCAAGGACTCGCTGCAGCTGATGAGCATTGATACTTCCTCATGGCACCTCTCGGACAACATCAAAGATTGGTGGCTGGGCCTTTCCGACACATCTATCCGCAATAGGAATGTGATGGCCTCGCTTAGCATGCTCTTCGACTGGACCATTTGGAACAAGAGAAACGCGCGAGTGTTCCTTCAGAAGAGTGCTCCGCCGACGATCCTCCTCgtcaaaatcaagaaagagcccAGGCTTTGGGCAACTGCGGGTGCTAGAAAGTTGGGATATCTAATGCTGTGAGAGTAGTTGATCACTTTTATTTGGGATGTTGCGGTTGTAACATAAACATAGTATTCCTCTTATTTAATGAATGAGGCAAATCTTCTGCCtcttttcagaaagaaaaaaacctCTCGGCGTTGGGACCAACCATCAAAGAGATCAAGGGATGCATAGGAGTTTCCAGCAGTTTAAAGTGATGTGGGTTAGGCAAAGTGTGAATAGTGGCGCACATAGATTAGTTGAGGTAGGGATGGGGGATGAACTATGTAAAGTTTGGTTTTCTATTCCTCCGGATTGTATTTTGGAGATTGTGTCGGACgagattgtcggtgtcaaaaccggcggatctcgggtaggggcaaaggcatgaacggcggacggcaaagacctttgccgtcagccacggacggcaaaaggctccggcaaagtaggctacggtaaacagctactttgccgtctgcttcctggcggctgacggcaaaggccctttgccatctgccgcggacggcaaagagagcggacggcaataattgcgctgtcagtccgttaagtggctaacggcaggcctttgccgtccgccgctgacggcaaactttctagtgcctttgccgtccgccgctgacggcaataATTTGTTTGTGTTTTTTTTTTGCATGCACGCGGTCTACGTACGCCATTCACAATTATATAATACGAGGTGGGCATACCCTTCTTTCGTATGACCATTCTGCCCTTCTACAttttgttgggggggggggtctaCCGAAGCCAAATTACCTAAACAACACACTAAAAAACTACTCGGCGTCGCTATCAACGAGGTCAATCACGCCCGGGCCGTTGCCGCCGTCATCGTCGCTGCTGGACCGGTTCGCGACGTCGTCCCAGTCCACCGGGACGTCGTCCgaatcctcttcctcctccgccgccatCGCCTCGGCCGCCTGGATTGCGGCCGCAATCTCGGAGGCTTCCTCGGCCTCCCGCGCCACCGCCGCGGCGGCTTCTTCCGATGACCGCGCTAGGGCCGCGAGCAGTCCGGGCGTGTCCTCCGGGTCGCCGTCCTGTCGGAGCGCCGCCACCTCCGGCGGGATCACGGCCTCGGCCGGGGCTGGTGGGGCGGGGCCAGGAGGCGGGGCGCGCTCGCGCCCGCGCAGGCCGGAGGGCCCGGCTTCGCCTGTGATGTCGCCGACGGGGAGCCCACGGGCGGCGCGCTTGAAGGCGCCGATAACGTCGTTGAACCGCTTGCCCTTCCAAAATCGGCGGCGGTTCTTACGGTTCAACCGCCCACCGGGGTGCGCGCTCAGCTCGGCGTTCGTCGCCGGCGGGCCCTGCGTGGGGTAGCCGTCGGCGGAGATCCTCCACGGCCGTGGCACCTTCGCCGGCGGCGGCACGAACAGCCCGAATCGGAAGAGATCTCCCGTCTGCCCTTGTCAGGCTCGAAGGCCAGACGCCGCCCGGTGCCGCGCCGTCGGAGTCCGAGTCGCTGGACGCCATCCCGCGCAGATCGGTGAAGAGAACGCGCGTgtgaagagggagaggagggatGGACGGGCGGTGTGACCAAACTCGCCGCGCAGGGCGGGTTTTATAGCGCCGGGAATTAATGCGCGGCAGGTGAGGCGCCGTGGCGGGGCGGAGCGGGGCATTAAACTGCGGCAGGGAGGCGCCGGGCCGCGGCAGCGGTGGCGTGCGGCAGGCGCGGGCGGCGCGCGGAAGATCCCATGCAGCCGCGTTGACCGCGGGCGAGTGGATAGACCACGATGGTAGGCGTGTGCGCAGTGGCCGGCCGGGTCGGTTGGACTAATAAATATCTACGGGTGGGCAGGCGGGATGACCagaaaactaaactaaactaaatctaaaactaaactaaaagtaatctaaactaaaaaacagaaaaaacagaaaaaagggagaagaggggtggggctcacctgcggcaggggtggggcgctcgccgacggaggggcggcggggtggcgctcgccgacggaggggcggcggggtggcgcttgccgggcggaggggtgggggggcgacggggcggagtgGTGGGGGGCGACAGGGCGGCGGGTGGGGGGCGacgggtggcggggcgacggggcggcggcggtggggtgggatgtggtggcggggcgcgtcggggaggagagagagggagagaacagagagtaacgggcgggggggggggtacgggccgttaggtactctcctctttgccgtccgcctttttgcctctttgccgtctgctagcagacggcaaagaggtggggcgttaagttttttccaaacgggcggggggtgggggccacctctctctttgccgtctgccagcggacggcaaagagctcgcagatggcaaagagcttctttgccgtctgccatttctttgccgtctgcttttaggcaactgatggcaaagagcttctttgccgtcagctagcagacggcaaagagctggcagatggcaaattagctgattccagtagtgggggtcccgaactgtgcgtttaggatcgatggtaacaggagacgggggacacaatgtttacccaggttcgggccctctctatggaggtaataccctacttcctgcttgattgatcttgatgaatatgagtattacaagagttgatctaccacaagatcgtaatggctaaaaccctagaagtctagcctgtatgactatggttatgaGTATCCGCCGATCCGGACTAAgctctccagtttatatagacaccagagggatctagggttacataaggtcggttatagagaaaggaaatcttcatatttgatcgccaagcactacataaaaaaagacacatccgtgacattttaggccgaacaaaaatcttttctgtcatacttatgacacttctatgacgataattgtgacaaaacacggtatcatcatagatgtggtggggtcctacttctatgacaaaaaatcatgacagaaaatgggcttttcttcttgggcaggccggagacgcagttgcatgacattctttgggccgtccatgacggaaaaaaccgtggtagaagcgagggtgcggaaaatatcggggagtccccggttacggtgggtggtcgggggccgagcgattcacgtttctctcgtacatacgcgcgtgtgtgcgaggcgttgggctctaactgaacccgagcgattgcactgcaggctacgtgttactgaacctgagcgatcgatcgatggctgttaactgaacctgatcaagcgattccttcgctactgctgctaactgaagccgatcgatgctgcctctggatgaacagtgagcgttgcgggggggggggggggtggatgaacagttcccggtgggggtggatgaacaggaccccgtggcgttgcctctggatgaacagtgagcgttgctgggggtttggatgaacagttcccggtcggggtggatgaacaggaccccgatcgttcgagccggttggggctggatgaacaggaccccgtggaggacaggatgaacaggaccaccacgtggagggcaggatgaacagtagatggtggagggcaggatgaacagtagcccgtggaggggtggttgaacaggagcccgtggaggggctggttgaacagtagccagtggagtagcgcgcggtggaggctggatgaacaggagcccgtggatgaacagtcgcaggtggaggctggaggaggtcgacggtggatgaacagtagcccatggaggctggagggggtcgacggtggagatgaacagtatcccgtggagtcccgttttgcggtacgccacacccctcctgatgaacaggacccccgtttcgaccatagcgctccaacacaagtccgtttcctccgttttgcggtacaccacacccctcccgatcaacaggacccccgtttcgaccgtaggaggtccgtttccttcgttttgcggtacgccagacccctcccgatgaacaggatcccgtttcgaacgtggccggtcgaacacaaggccgtttcctctgttctgcggtacgccaggcctcgtttccatcggctgttccgtctaagccctctcgatgaacacgacgacgcattccgttccgacccagccggttggctccccatgaacacgacgacgacgctgtttctccgttccgacccagcaatgtacacgagccctggccgtacgtacgcgcgagtaggcgttcgagaccccgctcgtatgtacgtatgtggccgtatttactttcttgcaccctggccgctgtacgtacgtgtacatgctacgtgcgcgcctctactatgacacgtgcgcgcctctacatcgaccagtatgtatgtacacgttcgcgaccagaatgacaacggtacgtacgcttcgaccaggtgggtcccgactgtcaggctcttccttgcctgcgaagatgtagctggtgggtcccagcagtcggggggcgatttgtttttctttgttttttgcccggacgcacttccttgcgtgcgaagatgtacctggtgggtcccagcagtcagggagaaactttttttcgcgaaatacggtggcccgtccggtgggtccccgctgtcaggtggaggaataattatttttcgcgtaataaggaggcacttccttgctgcggtcgtggacccagctgtcagcctctccacgacagtactcttccgatggaagtcgttccttgaccacgttgaccacgccgcgccgagagcaccaaggcggtggacgacggcgaggcctaggaaggggacgacgcggagccggggaaggcgcggcagtggaagcccgcgcggagaggagtatgagggttcactggttcggctgcggtgtgaggctgccgtcgccgcagggcctggccagcggtgggaatagtagggggcggtgaggcctccgcggcagcacagccggccacgggaggcaggagcatgcggcacgaccggcgctgctttgggcggctggagcaacaagaccagaggttgaagaagcactacggccgttggatggacatcgtacggtcactggagctagaatcgttcatattgactaagttgagaaagcactccgtccccgtcaacttagtaggcccacaagtcagcctcccaccaaggtggtcccaaccagcagggggagtattcatttttttgcgtaataaggaggcacttccggtgggtccgagctgacagcggggggaacgtttttttcgcgcaatacggtggcccgtccggtgggtcccagcagtcagggggcaaacattttttcatgaaatacggtggcccgtccggtgggtccctgctgtcaggtggaggaatcattattttccgcgtaataaggaggcacttccttgctgccgtcgtggacccaactgtcagcctctccacgtacagtccacgtctgatggaagccgttccttgaccacgttgaccacgccgtgccgagagcaccagggcggtggacgacggcgaggcctaggaaggggacgacgcggagctggggaagacgtgccagtggaagcccgcgcggagaggagtacgagggttcactggttcggctgcggtgtgaggctgccgtcgccgcggaataacagggggtgtgggagagtagagggatggcctggccagcggtgggagtagtagggggcggtgaggcctccgcggcatcacaaccggcatcacaaagcccttggtacgcgtcaacttagtaggcccataggtcagcttccgaaacggtgcgccccagatgttagggggaggaatcattttttgggcgggtgaagctagaatatccgagattgaagaagaagcatggcatccgttggatggacatccaacggccactgctgctagaaccgtgtgttgactataataaattgacaaagccttgcatacgcgccaatttcttttttttaggggacgtgtcaacttagtaggcccacaagtgtgtgggagagaacttatagcccatttgcgatttgtaagaatgtacagcccatttttgaattctaatggaatttactacagcccatttagaATTTGtcaaaagtacagcccattttcaacgattaataatttcaaccaaccattcaagacagaattcaataaaaatttcccacattttgatgggatccgaaatatttttatcccgaaatttctagtcagattaaatataagtttgtattacgtaaaaatctaacgaagcattgcgcgcgcaacaattaaaaattaagattttcaaaatccataagtaatattttataaactaattctgtgcttggtgcattttttatagttactgcccagtttttataattacatcccatttattatttttaaagcccattttcctgttaagcctaatgcatccctcttaggaaagatttgcagcccagcggggcggagaataacaagttgaccttgcctgggtattcctcaaagaaacgtatagctgggctagccattttcatcttgaaaaaaattaatatctgggttggatatctgtcctgggctagacgggccacaacccgcccagttaatacactgctctcctctgaacaacaacgaaaacaccgccaagaaaaactctgtagtgctcacgcctcaaaaacacaaatactgctcgagctgcttggtcccagctgttggccgcaccttgtgcaattctctcgtttatattgactacataggttgacaatggtgtgggaccgtgatgtcaggaaaccaggaggaagcaaaaaaaatatagttgtacataataaggaggcacttgcgtacgtacggctatggccctagcgggtccctactgtcatccagtaaaaataaagtcatctcctgaatcctcatgttcactGACCATgctaacaatgctcggcgccacggcgagcgcaacaactcgaaggacggcggagaggtcctcgtgggccctacggatggtctgatacagcgcccgctgctcattcaggaagccaggatcatcggacacctacgagcaccttcgagagactgagacggcatgaaacggtaaggccgcgcttgggagctctggtttatttcacacctgtattaagatagaactgtaatttactcgtcatcgaaaacaacgcgtaaaatacaggcgtaatgaaactgagggcccgaggtctgtaagtaaaaccagCGGGTTACGCTTGTAATTTGAGAGACCgatgtatattttactagtcgaaatcgaccaaccaagcgctttgcccgagaccatctgcttttatttacaagcgtcagttttacaagggGTTTTGGTTGggaaacgacgatccaatcacggcctaagatggtgagttggtcggaagatcatatggtttcacgtctaacctacccgacttgtcatataggctatgaatgaaacataagacgatgaacttcttaagcacggaaacaacagaagaggatgatcttcctaacaagcaaatcactagcattagatcgacatgcaaaacaatacgaagcattattctcaggaggcacggtgaacagctcgtgatgccgcatgccacaacattccaagctcaactttgcaatcaaacacaaggcctggcattacatagacaatattcagaacaaactcttaaaatatcttgcataagtcaacattcatgtgactatgcatctcagcagagtaaatatttacttctgaactgaagacaggaataggacaaaacgatcgacgttgctcacagcaaagggcgtcccactcaaaattatcaaatgcatgtcttctggctaacatcaatgagcaaaaattgacaaggttttccaattccaatatattaaactaatgtcaactttgacaagcttttcccattcaaaatatgtaatgcctatgattgtgggacaggcagggtttgtcatcagtttgtcatctgatagtccggt
This sequence is a window from Aegilops tauschii subsp. strangulata cultivar AL8/78 chromosome 7, Aet v6.0, whole genome shotgun sequence. Protein-coding genes within it:
- the LOC109759818 gene encoding uncharacterized protein, whose amino-acid sequence is MEIEVSADDVAYEEDVLHDPFSLSGWLRYLSARRAAPPAKRAAIYERALRALPGSYKLWHAYLTELGDAARALPVTHAAHAGLNVAFERALAAGMSRMPRVWHMYASSLLHQRLLTRARRVLDRALRSLPVTQQHHVWPLHLRLASLPDCPAPTALRVHGRHLQFDPDHAEEFIAFLVSAGRWRDAAQHLAAAIDDEGFVSVKGTTKRQLLLDLCGLLAQPPEEVARMPVDAILRGSIRKFPEEAGVLWTCLASHYARRGLHGKARDVFEEATTTATTVKDFRMVFDAYLHFEHAMAAAELELRQANTVNIQDCWLADRDSTDLAMARLERLLERRPELLNSVLLRQNPHDVQAWHERAKIFRMDPARHAATYVEAIKTVDPAKATGKPPHTLWLALARMYEDRGSVDCARDVLHGATQANFTAAEHLAAVYCEWANMELRHQDPERAIDLIRRATTPPSIEATARAAAAGGEDVRAKLHRCLKLWLVYLDLMTTHGSLESTCAVYDRMHDLGVITPLLVLDHASLHEQHGRFEDAFRAYERGVRSFKHPHTEAIWEAYLTKSVQRHGECRPERVRDLFQAAVLQSPPERKKAVYLRYARFEEDFGLASRAMKVYEEAASAVPAGDRLGVYEVYVARAAELYGLLKARDVYRQAIVGGGLPDEGARAMCVGFADLEIGIGEVARARALHVYAAAFTDPEVYPEFWKRWNDFEVQQGDEGTFREMLRAKRTMAAVARDGARARRAIGAGGGVVERPCAGQRYDGAQQCKRIRLV